From Pseudomonas arsenicoxydans:
TCCTTGCCCGGCTCACCGATGACCAGGCCCCAAAGGGTGACTTCAAGGCTGAAGGGGTTGAGTTCGATCCGCGAAATCGTGGCGGGCATCGTGGCGTAGTTGGCCAGTTGCTGATTGGCAATCCGCAGTGCGATGCCCGGTAAAATCAGAAACCCCAGCAGGCTATAAAGGGCCAGAGCAGTCAACAAAGCGCCGATAGCGCGAATCAATCCTTTGGGCATGTGTGGCTTCGTCTGTCTGAATCGGAGTGCGTTGGAGTATGGCACGCGTTTGCGGTTCCGAAGCCATCCTGCTTTCCAGGATTAATCTGATTTTTTGCTAAATCTCAGAATTGCAGGATCAGGGTTTTCAGTGGCGGTTGTTGATCCAGCGATGGGAAATCGCCGCCGGGCTTCATCACCGTCCACTCACGCACCGGCCGGCCAGCCTTCTCTGCGCAACGCAAAACCTGTTCGCGCCAATCGTCCATGCTGACCTTTGCCAGGTTGTTGCAGCAGATCAGCACGCCATTGTCGGCGGTCGTCAGCAGGGCGGGTTTGAGCAGGCTCTGGTAGTCACGCAACAGGTCGACCGTGCCAAATGCACTCTTGGCCCAGGCGGGCGGGTCGAGCAGTACGAGGTCGTATTGACGCTGTTCAAGACGCAGGTAACTCGGCAGTTTCTGCCCACGTCGTTGACTGATCGGCAACCCGGCCAGTTGACGGATCGCCGGGAAGTAATCGGACTGAATGAATTCCATGGCCGGCAACTGCGGATTGAGCAGACCGTTTTCACGACCGACCGCCAGGTTACCCTCGGCGAAATCCAGATTGCACACTTCACGAGCGCCACCGGCCGCAGCGCTCAAGCCCACGCCGCAGGTGTAGGCGAACAGGTTGAGCACGCTTTTGTTCTGGCTGTGTTGCTTGACCCAGCCGCGAGTGTTGCGCAGATCGAGGAACAGCAACGGATCCTGGCCGGCATGACGCCCGCGCACTCGGTAATTGAGCCCCCATTCGTGGCCGACCAGATCCTGCAGCGCGGCGTCGTCGGCGCGGTAGACGATGTCTTCGCGGTCGATGCGCGAGTTGCCCCGGGAGCGATCGTTATAGATCAGCAGCGTTTCCAGGCCCAGCTGTTGATTAATCGTTTCGTGCAGCTGCAGCAGCGCGTCACGTTCCAGCGCCTGGTGAAAGCTTTGCACCAGCAATTGCGGGCCGTAGCGATCAATGGTCAGGCCACCGGCGCCTTCCTGGCTGCCGTGGAACAGGCGGTAACAGTCAGTGCCTTGCTGATGCAGTTCGGCAAGCAGGTCCTGGCGATGATCGAGGGCGGCGCGCAGCGCCTGATTCAAGGAAGACATGCTGGGCGCCTTGCAGGAGGGAATTTGGCGCGGGAGTTTAACAGTTACTGAGCTGCAAACCTCAAACCTCAAACCGCAAGCTTGAAGCTTGAAGCTTGAAGCTTTAGCTGAGTAACCCCATGCGTCGTTTGGCCCGCTGCACCGAACCATTTCGCATCGCCCAACGCAGCATCGGCGCACTGCGCTTGACGCTGGCGCGGATCAGTTGGCGTTGCAGCGGGTTCTGGCGCACGTCGAGCATGTCACTGGCCCAGTCTGGCAACAGGTCGATCCCGGCCTGCATCATCAAGCCGCCGAACGGTTTGGCCAAGCGGCTGGGGGCGGGCGCGTTCAGCAGCAGTCGCAACACCTCGCGACTGCGCTGGTCGCACAGCAGTTGCGGGCGGATTCGTTCAAGGTAATCCGCGATTTCCTTGCGGTTGCGCGGCACATCGCGGGCGCCGAGGCGTTCGGCAATCATCGCGATTTCGCCGTAGTAACGATCTTGATCAAGCGGGGACAGGTGCGGATTGCGATACCGCAGATGCGCGGCCAGGAAGTTGCTGACCTCGGCCACGTGCACCCAAGTCAGCAGGTCGGGATCGCTGGCGGCGTAGGGCCGGCCATCCGGCGCGGTGCCGACCACTTGCAGGTGAATGGTGCGGACTTTCTCGATCAACCAGTCGGCATCCTTGCGCGAGCCGAAGGTCGTTCCAGAGATGAACTGACTGGTGCGGCGCAGGCGGCCGATCATGTCTTCGCGAAAATTCGAATGATCCCAGACCCCGGCCAATGCCAAGGGATGCAAGGCCTGGAGCATCAACGCGCTGATGCCGCCGATCAGCATGCTGCTGAAATCGCCATGGACTTGCCAGCTCACCGAATCGGGACCGAACAGGCCGGGATCACCCTTTGGATTTTCCAGGTCGAGTTTGCCCAGGGACAGACCGGTCAGGCTCATGAGCTGGGTTTCGATGCGGCTGCGGATAAATTCCATGGCGACTCAGTTGTAGAAAGAAAACGCGGCCATTGCTGGCCGCGTGAGGCTTATTGGTTCAGACGCTTATCGATCAGGCCTTGCACCACACTTGGATCAGCCAGTGTCGAGGTGTCACCGAGGCTGTCGAGTTCGTTGCAGGCGATCTTGCGCAGGATGCGCCGCATGATCTTGCCTGAGCGGGTTTTCGGCAAGGCCGGCGCCCACTGGATCAAGTCCGGCTTGGCGAAGCTGCCGATTTCCTTGCTGACGTGGGCCAGCAGTTCTTTCTTCAGTTCGTCAGTGGGTTCGGTACCGTTCATGGGGGTGACGAAGGCGTAGATGCCCTGGCCCTTGATGTCATGGGGGTAACCAACCACGGCGGCTTCGGCGATGCTGTCGTGCAGGACCAGCGCGCTTTCCACTTCTGCCGTGCCAATACGGTGCCCGGAAACGTTGATCACGTCGTCGATGCGTCCGGTGATCCAGTAATCCCCGTCCTCGTCGCGCCGCGCGCCGTCACCTGTGAAGTAATAGCCGGGATAGGGCTTGAAGTAGGTGTCGACCATCCGTTGTGGATCGCCGTAGACACTGCGGATCTGTGCCGGCCAACTGGACTTGATCGCCAACACGCCGCTGCCGGCGCCTTTGATTTCCTTGCCCGTCTCATCCAGCAGCACCGGTTGCACGCCGAACATCGGTTGTGTGGCGCACCCGGGTTTGATCCGTTGTGCGCTAACCAGCGGGCTGAGCATGATGCCGCCGGTTTCGGTCTGCCACCAGGTGTCGACGATCGGGCAACGTTGTTCGCCGACGGCATTGAAGTACCAATCCCACGCTTCCGGGTTGATTGGCTCACCGACGCTGCCGAGTAATCTCAGGCTCGCGCGCGACGTTTCCTTCAAGGGTTCCGGGCCTTCACGCATCAGCGAGCGCAGCGCAGTCGGGGCGGTGTAGAAAATGTTGACGTGATGTTTATCGATGACCTGCCAGAAGCGCGAACTGCTCGGGTAGCTCGGCACCCCTTCGAAGATCAGCGTGGTCGCGCCGTTGGCCAGCGGGCCATAGACGATGTAGCTGTGGCCGGTGACCCAGCCGACGTCGGCGGTGCACCAGAAGACTTCACCGTCGCGGTAGTCGAGCACGTACTTGAAGGTCATTGCCGCTTGCAGCAGATAGCCGCCGGTGGTGTGCAGCACGCCTTTGGGTTTGCCGGTGCTGCCGGAGGTGTAGAGGATGAACAGCGGGTCTTCGGCGTCCATCGGTTCCGGCGGGCAATCGTCGCTGACTTCGCGCAACGCCTGGTGATACCAGAGGTCGCGGCCCTCGACCCAGTCCACCTCGCCTTGGGTGCGCTCGACGACAATGACCGTGCTGACGTTCGGGCAGCTTTTCAGTGCCTCGTCGACTTTCTGTTTGAGCGGCACGAATTTACCGCCGCGCACGCCTTCATCGGCGGTGATCACGGTACAGCAATCGGCATCGAGAATGCGGTCGCGTACAGAATCAGAAGAGAAGCCACCGAATATTACCGAATGCACCGCGCCAATCCGCGAACAGGCGAGCATGGCGTAGGCGGCTTCGGGAATCATCGGCATGTAGATGCACACGCGGTCGCCCTTTTTCACGCCACGGCTTTTAAGCACGTTGGCCAGGCGGCAGACGTTGTGATGGAGTTTTTTGTAGGTGATCTGCGCCGATTCAGCAGGGTCGTCGCCTTCCCAGAGAATGGCGGTCTGGTCGCCGCGTTTTTCCAGATGGCGGTCGATGCAGTTGTAACTGACATTCAACTTGCCGCCGGCAAACCAGCTGGCCTCACCGGTTTTCAGGTTGTAGCGCTGGACGGTGTCCCAGGGTTTGCTCCAGTCGAGAAACCGGGTGGCTTGTTCTGCCCAGAACTCAGTGGGGTGTTCGATGGATTGGCGATAGAGGCGCTTATAGTCGTCTTGACTCAAGTGAGCAGCCCGGCGGACGGCATCGGCTTTGGGGAACGTGCTGATATCGAACATGACGGTTCCTTATTCTCGTTTTGCGACAAGATCTAAAGATGCGCCGAGTAGCGGAAGGGTTCAAGCCGAACGCCTTGCGAATGGGTAACCCAAAACAACTGTGGGAGCGAACTCGCTCCCACAGTGAATAGCAGTGTGGCTTCAGATCAACCGCGGTGACGACCGCGGAAGTAATTGATCAGGCCTTGGGTGGATGCATCGTCAGCCGGGGTTTCTTCGCTGCCGACCAGGCGGTTGTAGACGCCTTTGCCCAGTTCCTTGCCCAGCTCCACGCCCCACTGGTCGAAGGCGTTGATGCCCCAGACCACGCTTTGCACGAAGACTTTGTGTTCGTACATCGCCACCAGTGCGCCAAGACGACGCGGACTGATGCGCTCGACCACCAGGGTGTTGCTCGGACGGTTGCCCGGGATCACCTTGTGCGGCGCGAGTTTATGCACTTCTTCTTCGCTCATGCCTTTGTCGCGCAGCTCGGTTTCAGCTTCGGCAAGGGTCTTGCCGAGCATCAATGCCTGGCTTTGCGACAGGCAGTTGGCGTACAGCCACTGGTGGTGATCGGACACCGGATTGAAGCTGACGATCGGCACGATGAAGTCGGCCGGGATCAGTTGGGTGCCCTGGTGCAACAACTGGTGGTAAGCGTGTTGACCGTTGCAACCCACGCCGCCCCAGATGACCGGGCCGGTGTCGGTGGACACTGGCGTGCCGTCCTGACGCACGCTCTTGCCGTTGGATTCCATGTCCAACTGCTGCAAGTGCTTGGTGATGTTACGCAGGTAGTGGTCGTACGGCAGGATCGCGTGGCTTTGCGCGCCCCAGAAGTTGCCGTACCAGACGCCGAGCAACGCCAGCAGGACCGGCATGTTCTGTTCGAATGGCGCGCTCTGGAAATGCTGGTCCATGGTGTAGGCACCGGACAGCAGTTCCTTGAAGTTCGACATGCCGATGGCCAGGGCGATCGGCAAACCGATGGCCGACCACAGCGAATAACGACCGCCGACCCAGTCCCACATCGGGAAGATGTTTTCTTCGCGGATGCCGAAAGCTACGGCGGCAGCGTTGTTACTCGACACGGCGATGAAGTGGCGATACAGCTCGGCTTCCGAACCACCCTGGGCCAGGTACCAAGCGCGTGCGGCCTGGGCATTTTTCAGGGTTTCGAGGGTGTTGAAGGATTTCGACGAGACGATGAACAGCGTGGTCTCGGCGCGGAGCTTCATGGTCAGTTCGTGGAATTCACTGCCGTCGATGTTCGCCAGGTAATGGCAACGCACGCCTTTCTGGGCGTAGGACAACAGCGCTTCGGACACCAGTTCAGGGCCGAGGAACGAGCCACCGATGCCGATGTTCACCACGTCAGTGATCGGCTTCTCGGTGTAACCGCGCCACAGACCATCGTGGATACGGCCCACAAGATCAGTGATCTGGTTGAGTACTTTGTGCACTTCGGGCATCACGTTGACGCCGTTCACCGACAACTTGTCGCCAACCGGGCGGCGCAGAGCGGTGTGCAGGGCCGGGCGACCTTCGGATGAGTTGACGATTTCGCCGTCGAACAGCGACTTGATCGCGCCCTTGAGGTCGACTTCGTTGGCCAGGCCCACCAGCAGATTGCGGGTCTGGGCGTTGATCAGGTTCTTGGAGTAATCGAGAAACAGGCCGCAGCTGCTGAGGGTGAATTGAGTAAAGCGCTGCGGGTCGGCATTAAAGGCTTCGCGCATGCTGAAATCCTGCATGGCTTGGCGGTGGTTTTTCAACGCTTGCCAGGCGGGCAGAGCGGTCACGTCATGAGGAGTGCGGTAGTACGCCATCGCTGCGGGTTTCCTTTTTACTTGAACGGCTTTTTGAACACGAAAAATCCCGGAGCGCTGCGGGCGGTCCGGTCAACTGCGTCGAGACGATTTCATGGCGCAGGGCGAATACAGTAAACCCCGCGCAGTGATCTGTCTTGCCTTTGTCTGACCCGTTTTCGGTACTTTTTTAACACCGAAGTCATGCACGAGCCGACAAACGGGCAAGAGAGAGGGCGTCGGTTCGATCAGGCGACCTGAACCGGGATGGCGTTGCTGGTGTGACTCAGTTCGTTGCCCGGCGCCATGTAGAGCATCCGCGGCTTGAAGTTGAGCAGTTCGGCTTCGCTGTAATGAGCGTATGCGCAGATGATCACTCGATCGCCGACCTTGGCCTTGTGCGCGGCAGCACCGTTGACGGAAATCATCCGCGAGCCTTCTTCGCCACGAATCGCGTAGGTGGTGAAGCGTTCACCGTTGTCGACGTTATAAATCTGGATCTGTTCGTATTCACGGATACCGGACAAGTCCAGCCACTCGCCGTCGATGGCGCAGGAGCCTTCGTAATCGAGTACAGCGTGGGTGACTTCGGCGCGATGCAGCTTGGCTTTGAGCATGATGGCGTGCATGAGTGTTTCCCCAGGTCGGAATCGAACGGCGGGCAGTTTGCCCGAAGGCTTGAGGGGCGGCAATACAGTGTGTGGCCACTGCTTAACCCTTGTGGGAGCAAGCTCGCTCCCACAAGGTTTGGTGGTGTTTATGCGGGCGCGTCGAGGTTCAGGTGCAGGTTGTCGATCAACCGCGTGGTCCCCAGGAACGCTGCGACCAGAATCACCAGGTCCCGATCCTGCGCCGTGGCCGGACGCAGGGTCAGGGCATGGCGAATTTCCAGGTAGTCCGTACGCAATCCCGCCGCTTCAAGCTGCTTGATCTGCGCGTCGATCAGCGCCGGGTAGTCGCGCTCACCCTGTTTGATCGACTCTGCGATCTGGCACAAACCGCGATACACCACGGGGGCCACGGCCCGTTGCTCCTCGCTGAGGAAACCATTGCGCGACGACAGCGCCAGGCCATCGGCCGCACGCACGGTCGGTTCGCCAATGATCTGGATCGGCATGTTCAAGTCGTGCACCAGCGCGCGAATGACCGCCAGTTGCTGGAAGTCTTTCTGGCCGAAAATCGCCAGATCGGGCTGGACCATGTTGAACAGCTTGCTGACCACCGTCGCCACACCTTCGAAATGCCCGGGACGGCTGGCGCCACACAGGCCTTCGGAGAGTTGCGGCACGCTGACGCGGGTCTGGCCGGTCATGCCATCCGGGTACATTTCTTCAACGGATGGGGCGAACAGCAAATGGCAACCGGCCTGGAGCAGTTTTTCCTGGTCGGCGGCAAGGGTCCGCGGGTATTTATCGAGGTCTTCGCCGGCGCCGAATTGCAGCGGATTGACGAAAATGCTCGCGACCACGAAATCCGCCCGTTGGGAGGCTTTGGTGATGAGCGCGACATGGCCGCTGTGCAGGTTGCCCATGGTTGGCACGAAGCCGATGCGCTTGCCTTCATTGCGGGCCCGAGCCACGGCGGCCCGCAGTTCGCGTACGGTTTTGACGGTGTTCATGCAGAGAATCCGTGTTCGATCCCAGGGAAAGTCGCTTCTTTGACTTCAGTGACGTAGGCGCCCAGTGCCGCGTGGATACTGGCTTGGCCATTCATGAAGTTCTTGACGAATTTTGGCACGCGACCGGTGATGGACAGGCCCAGCATGTCGTGCAGCACCAATACCTGGCCGTCGGTGCCACTGCCGGCGCCGATGCCAATCACCGGGATCTTTACGGCCTGGGTGATTTCTTCAGCCAATTCGCTCGGCACGCATTCGAGCAGCAGCATGGCCGCGCCAGCCTGCTCCAGGGAAATCGCATCGGCGCGCATCTGCCGCGCCTGGTTCTCGTTGCGCCCCTGGACTTTGTAGCCGCCCAGAATGTTCACCGATTGGGGTGTCAGGCCCATATGCGCGCAAACCGGAATGCCGCGTTCGGCGAGCAGGCGGATCGAATCGGCGAGCCACAATGCCCCTTCAACTTTGATCATGTGCGCACCGGCCTGCATCAACAGCGCGCTGTTGGTCATGGCTTGTTCGGTGGTGGCGTAGGCCATGAAGGGCAGGTCGGCGAGAATCAGCGCATCAGTGTTGCCGCGTTTGACGGCCGCCACGTGGTAAGCCATTTCAGCGGTGGTCACGGGCAGGGTGCTGTCATGACCTTGCAAAACCATGCCGAGGGAGTCGCCCACCAGCAGCACTTCGACGCCAGCCTCATTACAGGCGTGGGCGAAGGTTGCGTCATAGCAGGTCAGCATGGTGATTTTCTCACCTTTTTGCTTGAGACCTTGCAGCGTGGTCAGGGTGATGGCTGGCATGAAAAGTTCCTCATTCAGGCGCTGTGGAAACTACTGCGAGTAACGCGCGTGATTCTTCGTTAAATACAGGCGCACGGTCTGTTGTCGTGCTTTTAAGGCCTGGATTGCGCCCTTTAACGCCGTGTTGGCGGCAGCGGGACGCCTATAGTCGTGAGGAGAACTCGGGAAGTCAATTGGATGTGTTACCGCGTTGTTACGAGGCGGGTGTTACCGCTGTAACTGATGCGTTTCAGCAACTTTGCCGTCGATCTTCAGGCCTGATACTGAACCCTGTGGGAGCGGGCTTGCCCGCGATGGCGGACTATCAGCCAGCATTGATGTTGGATGTAAGATCCCAATCGCGGGCAAGCCCGCTCCCACAGGGGTGTGTTTCAATTTTGGGAGAGGCGTTCCAGGCCGACGAACGGGCAGGCAGCGAGCAAATCGCTCAGCATGCGACCATCGGCCAGACGCAAATCCGCAGGCGCAAGCTCGGCCAGCGGATACAGAACGAACGCTCGTTCCTGCAGATGGTAGTGCGGCACCTTGAGACGCGGTTCATCGATCAGCCGATCGCCAAACAGTACGATGTCGAGATCCAGCGTGCGTGGTCCCCAGCGTTCAAGGCGTTCACGGCCCTGTTCGTTCTCGATGGCTTGCAGTGCATCGAGCAGGTCCAGCGGCGCGAGTGTGCTGTGCAGCGCCGCAACCGCGTTGGTGTAACGCGGTTGGCCGGGCAGTAGCGAGTCGCTTTGATAAAACGCGGACACCCCGACCAGTTCGGTCTGTGGCAACTGGGCGAGCGCATTGACGGCGCTGCGCAACTGTTCAGCAGGGTCAGCCAGATTGCTGCCCATGCCGATGTAGATGCGTTCCATGGATTACTCGCCCGTGGCGCTCGGTGCGCCGGCTGTGCGTTTGCGCTTGGCGCCACCGCTGCGACGACGTTTGCGTGGAGCGCCGGTGCCTTCATCCTTGCCGCTGAGGTCGCGGATCATGTCGCGACGTTCGCTGTCGTTGGCGTCCTGATAATCCGTCCACCATTCGCCCAGGCCATCGGTCTGCTCGCCAGCGCTTTCGCGCAGCAACAGGAAGTCGTAGCCAGCACGGAACCGCGGGTTGTCCAGCAGCAGGTCGGCACGTTTGCCGCTGCGCCGTGGCAGGCGCTCCTGCATGTCCCAGATCTCGCGGATTGGCATGGTGAAGCGTTTTGGAATCGCGATCCGCTGGCACTGTTCAGCAATCAGCTCGTGCGCCGCTTCCTGCATCGCCGGAATTGGCGGCATGCCGCGTTCTTGCAGGCGCAGTACGCGCGCCGGCAGGGCAGGCCACAGCAGGGCCGCAAACAGGAACGCCGGGGTGACCGGTTTGTTCTGCTTGATCCGCAGGTCCGTGTTGATCAGCGCTTCGCTGATCAGGGTATGGGTATAGGTCGGGTTGTATTCGAGCGCTTCGGCACTGGCCGGGAACAGCGGATCGAACAGTTGCAAGTCGACGAGCATCTCGAAGGTGTCTGCGGCATGGCCGGAGAGGAACAGCTTGAGTACTTCTTCGAACAGGCGGGCCGAGGGGATTTCGCGCAGCATCGGCGCCAGGTCGCGAATCGGCAGGGCGCTGTGTTTTTCGATACCGAAATTCAGCTTGGCGGCGAAGCGCACGGCCCGCAGCATGCGTACCGGGTCTTCCTGATAGCGCTGCTTGGGGTCGCCGATCAGGCGGATCAGGTGATTGCGGATGTCGTGTACGCCGTTGGCGTAGTCGAGAATGCGCTCACTGACCGGATCGTAATACAGGGCGTTGATGGTGAAGTCGCGGCGTTGCGCGTCTTCTTCCAGCGTGCCGTAGACGTTATCGCGCAAGATGCGCCCGCTTTCGTTACGGGAAGACTGGTTGCTGTCTTCTTCCTCGTCATTTTGCGGGTGATTGGCGCGGAAGGTCGCGACTTCAATAATTTCGCGGCCAAAGTGAATGTGCACGAGTTTGAAACGGCGACCGATGATCCGCGCGTTGCGGAATTCGGCACGCACCTGTTCAGGCGTGGCGCTGGTGGCGACGTCAAAATCTTTAGGCGTGATGCCGAGCAGCATGTCACGCACACAGCCACCGACCAGGTAGGCTTGGTAACCGGCGTTCTGCAGGCGTTCGACGATATTCACCGCATAACGGCTGAATTGGGCCTTTTGCAGCGAGTGTTGGCCGCTGTTGAGGACTTCAGGCGTGGTGCGAATGTGTTGCGTATGACGCTTGGGAGAACGGAATGACTGGAACAACTTCTTCAGCATGGGATGCACTGTTTGAAGGAATGTTCGGCCATAACGAAGAATGACCGCATGATGGGCGGGGATTCTAGCATTTAGTCGGGGGATGGTGTAGGAAGCTGCGCAAGCGTGTGCAGGGGATGTCGCGTACCAGGCCAAATGCCAGAAACTACAAGGGGAGCCGAAGCTCCCCAAGAAGTAGTTGCATGCTCTATTTTTATTATTGGTTTCGGGCTTTTTGTTTTTGTTAAGTGCCCTCGTCATGAAGTTTTTCCTTTCATGACCCTCCCAATCGGGAGCCAAGAGCAAACGGATTGCTTTGGTCGCTGTGCTGCAGTGATCTTACGATCCAACCAGTTCAGGCACTGTCTTAGGACAGTTTTTTATTATTCTCGGCCTGGTCGTGGGGCAAGCCCCAAATACAACGCCTCTCCAAAAGAATCAGTTAGCTGCGCCTCTCGCCGTCTTGTTTTTATTGTGCGTGAGTCGATTCGTCTTATTTTTATTGTCTTGTGCATTGCTTGTTATTGTTCTTGTACCAAACATATAGCAGGGTGCGTGCCAACTTTTGCGAGGGCCAGTAAAACAAGGGGTTAGGCCGGCTGGCGGGGTTTTTCAAGGCCCAAAAAAACCGGGGCTTCGTTACCGTAAGCCCC
This genomic window contains:
- a CDS encoding oxygenase MpaB family protein codes for the protein MEFIRSRIETQLMSLTGLSLGKLDLENPKGDPGLFGPDSVSWQVHGDFSSMLIGGISALMLQALHPLALAGVWDHSNFREDMIGRLRRTSQFISGTTFGSRKDADWLIEKVRTIHLQVVGTAPDGRPYAASDPDLLTWVHVAEVSNFLAAHLRYRNPHLSPLDQDRYYGEIAMIAERLGARDVPRNRKEIADYLERIRPQLLCDQRSREVLRLLLNAPAPSRLAKPFGGLMMQAGIDLLPDWASDMLDVRQNPLQRQLIRASVKRSAPMLRWAMRNGSVQRAKRRMGLLS
- the panD gene encoding aspartate 1-decarboxylase, translating into MHAIMLKAKLHRAEVTHAVLDYEGSCAIDGEWLDLSGIREYEQIQIYNVDNGERFTTYAIRGEEGSRMISVNGAAAHKAKVGDRVIICAYAHYSEAELLNFKPRMLYMAPGNELSHTSNAIPVQVA
- a CDS encoding polynucleotide adenylyltransferase PcnB, whose protein sequence is MLKKLFQSFRSPKRHTQHIRTTPEVLNSGQHSLQKAQFSRYAVNIVERLQNAGYQAYLVGGCVRDMLLGITPKDFDVATSATPEQVRAEFRNARIIGRRFKLVHIHFGREIIEVATFRANHPQNDEEEDSNQSSRNESGRILRDNVYGTLEEDAQRRDFTINALYYDPVSERILDYANGVHDIRNHLIRLIGDPKQRYQEDPVRMLRAVRFAAKLNFGIEKHSALPIRDLAPMLREIPSARLFEEVLKLFLSGHAADTFEMLVDLQLFDPLFPASAEALEYNPTYTHTLISEALINTDLRIKQNKPVTPAFLFAALLWPALPARVLRLQERGMPPIPAMQEAAHELIAEQCQRIAIPKRFTMPIREIWDMQERLPRRSGKRADLLLDNPRFRAGYDFLLLRESAGEQTDGLGEWWTDYQDANDSERRDMIRDLSGKDEGTGAPRKRRRSGGAKRKRTAGAPSATGE
- the panB gene encoding 3-methyl-2-oxobutanoate hydroxymethyltransferase — encoded protein: MPAITLTTLQGLKQKGEKITMLTCYDATFAHACNEAGVEVLLVGDSLGMVLQGHDSTLPVTTAEMAYHVAAVKRGNTDALILADLPFMAYATTEQAMTNSALLMQAGAHMIKVEGALWLADSIRLLAERGIPVCAHMGLTPQSVNILGGYKVQGRNENQARQMRADAISLEQAGAAMLLLECVPSELAEEITQAVKIPVIGIGAGSGTDGQVLVLHDMLGLSITGRVPKFVKNFMNGQASIHAALGAYVTEVKEATFPGIEHGFSA
- the folK gene encoding 2-amino-4-hydroxy-6-hydroxymethyldihydropteridine diphosphokinase, with the translated sequence MERIYIGMGSNLADPAEQLRSAVNALAQLPQTELVGVSAFYQSDSLLPGQPRYTNAVAALHSTLAPLDLLDALQAIENEQGRERLERWGPRTLDLDIVLFGDRLIDEPRLKVPHYHLQERAFVLYPLAELAPADLRLADGRMLSDLLAACPFVGLERLSQN
- the acs gene encoding acetate--CoA ligase; the encoded protein is MFDISTFPKADAVRRAAHLSQDDYKRLYRQSIEHPTEFWAEQATRFLDWSKPWDTVQRYNLKTGEASWFAGGKLNVSYNCIDRHLEKRGDQTAILWEGDDPAESAQITYKKLHHNVCRLANVLKSRGVKKGDRVCIYMPMIPEAAYAMLACSRIGAVHSVIFGGFSSDSVRDRILDADCCTVITADEGVRGGKFVPLKQKVDEALKSCPNVSTVIVVERTQGEVDWVEGRDLWYHQALREVSDDCPPEPMDAEDPLFILYTSGSTGKPKGVLHTTGGYLLQAAMTFKYVLDYRDGEVFWCTADVGWVTGHSYIVYGPLANGATTLIFEGVPSYPSSSRFWQVIDKHHVNIFYTAPTALRSLMREGPEPLKETSRASLRLLGSVGEPINPEAWDWYFNAVGEQRCPIVDTWWQTETGGIMLSPLVSAQRIKPGCATQPMFGVQPVLLDETGKEIKGAGSGVLAIKSSWPAQIRSVYGDPQRMVDTYFKPYPGYYFTGDGARRDEDGDYWITGRIDDVINVSGHRIGTAEVESALVLHDSIAEAAVVGYPHDIKGQGIYAFVTPMNGTEPTDELKKELLAHVSKEIGSFAKPDLIQWAPALPKTRSGKIMRRILRKIACNELDSLGDTSTLADPSVVQGLIDKRLNQ
- the panC gene encoding pantoate--beta-alanine ligase → MNTVKTVRELRAAVARARNEGKRIGFVPTMGNLHSGHVALITKASQRADFVVASIFVNPLQFGAGEDLDKYPRTLAADQEKLLQAGCHLLFAPSVEEMYPDGMTGQTRVSVPQLSEGLCGASRPGHFEGVATVVSKLFNMVQPDLAIFGQKDFQQLAVIRALVHDLNMPIQIIGEPTVRAADGLALSSRNGFLSEEQRAVAPVVYRGLCQIAESIKQGERDYPALIDAQIKQLEAAGLRTDYLEIRHALTLRPATAQDRDLVILVAAFLGTTRLIDNLHLNLDAPA
- a CDS encoding class I SAM-dependent rRNA methyltransferase — translated: MSSLNQALRAALDHRQDLLAELHQQGTDCYRLFHGSQEGAGGLTIDRYGPQLLVQSFHQALERDALLQLHETINQQLGLETLLIYNDRSRGNSRIDREDIVYRADDAALQDLVGHEWGLNYRVRGRHAGQDPLLFLDLRNTRGWVKQHSQNKSVLNLFAYTCGVGLSAAAGGAREVCNLDFAEGNLAVGRENGLLNPQLPAMEFIQSDYFPAIRQLAGLPISQRRGQKLPSYLRLEQRQYDLVLLDPPAWAKSAFGTVDLLRDYQSLLKPALLTTADNGVLICCNNLAKVSMDDWREQVLRCAEKAGRPVREWTVMKPGGDFPSLDQQPPLKTLILQF
- the pgi gene encoding glucose-6-phosphate isomerase, whose translation is MAYYRTPHDVTALPAWQALKNHRQAMQDFSMREAFNADPQRFTQFTLSSCGLFLDYSKNLINAQTRNLLVGLANEVDLKGAIKSLFDGEIVNSSEGRPALHTALRRPVGDKLSVNGVNVMPEVHKVLNQITDLVGRIHDGLWRGYTEKPITDVVNIGIGGSFLGPELVSEALLSYAQKGVRCHYLANIDGSEFHELTMKLRAETTLFIVSSKSFNTLETLKNAQAARAWYLAQGGSEAELYRHFIAVSSNNAAAVAFGIREENIFPMWDWVGGRYSLWSAIGLPIALAIGMSNFKELLSGAYTMDQHFQSAPFEQNMPVLLALLGVWYGNFWGAQSHAILPYDHYLRNITKHLQQLDMESNGKSVRQDGTPVSTDTGPVIWGGVGCNGQHAYHQLLHQGTQLIPADFIVPIVSFNPVSDHHQWLYANCLSQSQALMLGKTLAEAETELRDKGMSEEEVHKLAPHKVIPGNRPSNTLVVERISPRRLGALVAMYEHKVFVQSVVWGINAFDQWGVELGKELGKGVYNRLVGSEETPADDASTQGLINYFRGRHRG